A segment of the Desulfofundulus kuznetsovii DSM 6115 genome:
AGAACCAGCGTGTGGTCCAGTTCCTCGGTCCACTGGCGGATTTGTTCGACCTCCATGGGGGAAACAGGTCGCCCAAATTCCTGTTCAAAGGCCCGGATGATCAGGGCAAATTCTTGCGCTGTTGTCTCTAAAGGCCTTTTTTCCAGCAGGCTGCGGGTTCGTTCAATTTCCTTGACCCTGATGCTGGCCCAGATCTCCGAGAGCTTTTCCAACAGCGGTTCAAAGTCATATCCTTTGAGGATCTGATCTTTACTTTCGTCATAATACTGGGTTACGGCCAGAACTTCCTTTTCTATTAGCCTGTTCAGGTTTTGCTGCACCCGGGTTACATCCTGGGCCGTGCACGCGGCCAGGGTGGAGGCGGAAGGAAACAGGTTCTTTTCCTCTACCTGCAACCGGAGAAGCTGAATGAGAAGGATCATTTCTTCGTCGGTTATATCAAGGTGACGGTACAAGCGGAGTAAAAGATTCGGGATGGTGGTAGTGCCCTGGAGCAACAGGTCGGCACCAAAGGCAGCGGTAATGTTCCCCTCCCGGTATCTTTTCACCGTTCTGCCATTCATCATGCTCTTCCTCCCCCGCTAGTGAATATTTTATGGTAAGGGAGGAAGTTTGTCCAGGCAAAAAAAACCGTTAAAGTGGGCAAGGTTGACGAGAAGTAAATGTATACACCGCGAACCCCATTTCTTCTAACATTAATACCGCCTGGTCTGTATACGCTCCTAGTTCAGATAGCCGGTGGGCATCGGAGCCCACGGTGAATATTTTGACGCCACATTCCCGGGCCTGTAAGAGGATTTCCCGGCTGGGATGAAATTCGGTCAGTCCCCGCCGCAGGCTGGAGGTATTTACTTCCAGACCCATATTTCGCCGTGCCATTTCCTTAAGAATCGGTTCGACCATTCCTTTATGGGCACTTCCCAGGGTTGTACCCAGGAGGCGTTCTCCGTGGCGTCGATAAAGATCCAGGTGACCGATACAGTCAAAAAGGTTGCTTTCCACGGCTTCCTTTAAGACTTGAAAGTATTCGCCACATGCCTCTTCCGCAGTGTGGGAGGAGAAGTAGATCCGGCTTTCCTCCCAGGATGATATGGATTGGTGTTCAAGGCAATGGATGGAACCCAGCACGTAATCAAAGGGATAATTGTTTAAGATTTTTTCAATGGTTTTCTCGCAGCCCCGTTCATAGCCAACTTCCAGACCAGCCTTTATTTTCAGTTTCCGGTCATGCAGTTGGCTACGGGCTTCCTCAATGTCCCGGAAATAATGATCAAGCCACCCTAAATCCTCCATGGGGTGAAGTTTTCCGTTTACCCGCACGAACCAGTCCAACCGGCGCCGTACCGGGTCCACTTCCAGGTGGGGGGTGAAACAGATCTCCCTCAACCCCAGTTTCATGGCCTGCTGGCAGTAATCCAGAATGCTGTAATCTTCGGCGTCTATAGAATAGCCGGGGTGGATGTGGTAGTCCAAAAGGAGTTTCATTAAATGATCTCCGCTCCCAGAACCGTTTCCATTTGTTTTAGCGCCCACCGGTGAGCTTCTTCATCGAAGCTGGCCACCCCTTTGGTATACACCACTGTCCGGTAGTCCCGGTTGCGCAGTTCTTCCACCGTATACAGGACGCAGATATTGGTACAAACCCCCACGACGTGGACTACAGCCGGATTGAGATCTTCCAGGATTTTGTTTAAATTAGTACGGAAAAAGCCACTGTAACGGGTTTTCGGCACCTTGATGGCAAAGGGGTATTCCTCCACCATTGAAGCAAGCTCATCGATGAGCCCTGCTCCCGGGGTGCCGTAAACGCAGTGGACGGGGAAACGGGAGAATTCCGGATCTTCGGGGTCATGGGCATCCATGACAAAGATTACCGGCTCCTTTTGGGCCATGAACTCTTTTACCTTTTCCACTACAAAGGGTACAATCTCCCTGCCTTTTTCGCCACAATTCAGGGCGCCGTCGGCGTCGATGAAATCCTTGAGCATGTCTATGACTATTAAAACGTTGCGGGACATAGGATCACTCCTTTTTTCAAAAGGACTATAGTGATCATTCTTTTTGGCCAAGCCGCAAAGCTAATAATATTTTAGCACATCTTACTAACCGCCGGTAACTTTTTTAAACAACTTGGACGGCTGTGCCACTGGCGGTGACCATGAGCATGCCTTCGCGGATTACTTCATAATCGAGGTCAATACCGACCACCGCGTTGGCCCCTAAACGGCGGGCCTGGGTGGCCATTTCCTCCAGGGCAATCTGGCGGGCCTGGGAGAGTTTGGCCTCATAAGCGCCGGAACGCCCACCCACAATATCGGTAATGGTAGCAAACAGATCCCGCACTATGTTGGCACCCATAATTGCCTCTCCGGTCACGATGCCCAGGTAAGCTAAAATTTTTTTCCCTTCCACGTTTGGAGTGGTGGTTAAAATCATATGGCAGACCTCCTCATTTAAGGGCATACAAATAAAGCAATGCCCGTGTCAAATTGCTTTTTTTATACATTAATATTCTCTGTAAGATACTCTTTATCCTTTCCCTAACTGGAAAGTGCACGCCATATATCAATTTTAAGGAAAATTGACGGGTAATTCTGGATTCTGGACTAACTATTGCCCGTAAAGGGCTGATTATGTTATTTTAATTTTTGCCAGGTATGTTTTTTACAGCATGCAATCTTGTGGAACTGGAAAAAATAGAACGTGTACATCCTGAAAAAGGAGTGATCAAAGTGGCGGTAAGATTGGGTATTAACGGTTTTGGGCGTATCGGGCGTAATGTTTTCCGGGCTGCTCTGAACCATCCGGAGCTGGAAGTAGTAGCGGTTAATGACCTTACCGACGCCGGTACACTGGCCCATTTGCTTAAATACGATTCCGTGCATGGGATCTGCCGGGGTGAGGTGGAAGCAGCTGATGATGGTTTTATGGTTAATGGCAAGAAAATAAAAGTGCTGGCGGAGAAGGATCCCGGTAAACTGCCCTGGGGAGAGCTGGGGGTGGATATTGTGGTGGAATCCACCGGTCGTTTTACCGCCCGGGAAGATGCCGCCAAGCACCTGGAAGGTGGAGCGAAAAAGGTGTTGATCAGCGCTCCAGCCAAAAATGAAGATATTACCATTGTCATGGGTGTAAACGAGGATAAATATGACCCCGTCCAGCACAAGGTGATTTCTTGTGCTTCCTGCACCACCAACTGCCTGGCTCCCGTGGTCAAGGTACTGCACAAGCGGTTTGGTATTGTCCGCGGTTTGATGACCACCGTTCATTCCTATACCAACGACCAGCAGATCCTGGATTTGCCCCATAAGGACCTGCGTCGTGCCCGGGCAGCGGCCCTGTCCATCATTCCTACCACCACTGGTGCCGCCAAAGCAGTGGCTCTGGTTTTGCCTGAATTAAAGGGCAAGCTTAACGGCATGGCCATGCGTGTGCCAACACCCAATGTCTCCGTGGTTGACCTGGTGGCCGAGCTTGCCCGGCCTACGAGCAAGGAAGAAATCAATGCCGTTTTAAAGGAAGCGGCCCAGGGTGAACTTAAAGGAATCATGGACTATTGCGAAGTGCCCCTGGTTTCCCGGGATTTCAATGGCAACCCCCATTCGTCAATTGTGGACGCCCTCTCCACCATGGTCATTGATGGTGTTCTGGTTAAAGTGGTGGCCTGGTATGATAACGAGTGGGGCTATTCCAACCGGGTGGTTGATACTGCTCTCTATTTATCCCGGCAGGGTTTATAAGTTGGTATTTTTCCCTGGAACGACAGGCTCTTCCGGTAAAACAATAAAAACCCCCGCTCATTACGCGGGGGTTTAGTTTTCTCTTATTCCACTTTGGGCCGCGGGAAAAGACCGGACCGTTCCACGATTTCCGGCACCACTTCTTCCCAGGCAATGGCCATGATGTGTACGCCGTGTACGCCGGGAATGTTGCGAATGTGCTTGATTTGCTCGATGCAGATCTCAATTCCTTCTCGCTTGGGATCCTCCGCTTTTTTCAGCCTTTCCACGATATCATCGGGTACAATCATACCCGAGACGCTGGTTTGCAGGTATTTTGCCGCCCGCCAGCTTTTCAGTGGGGTGACCCCGGCCAGGATGTGTACCCGTTCGTGAATGCCCCTCTCCCGGACCATTTCCATGAAGCGCTCAAAACGCTCCATATCAAAAATACATTGGGTCTGGATAAACTCCGCCCCGGCCTCCACTTTTTTCTCCAACCGGGCCACCCGGAACTCAAAGGGATCCGCAAAGGGGTTGGCCACCGCTCCAATGAAGAAGCGGGGTTCATGCTCTTTAATGGGTTCGCCGGAGAAGAACAGCTTTTCCTCCCGCATACGGCGCATCAAATAGATTAGTTGTATGGAGTCAATATCGTAAACGTTTTTAGCCGAGGGCTCGTTGCCAAACT
Coding sequences within it:
- a CDS encoding DnaD domain-containing protein → MMNGRTVKRYREGNITAAFGADLLLQGTTTIPNLLLRLYRHLDITDEEMILLIQLLRLQVEEKNLFPSASTLAACTAQDVTRVQQNLNRLIEKEVLAVTQYYDESKDQILKGYDFEPLLEKLSEIWASIRVKEIERTRSLLEKRPLETTAQEFALIIRAFEQEFGRPVSPMEVEQIRQWTEELDHTLVLEALRRAVLMGKHNFKYIDSIILEWKKNNLRTVEEINAYDAQFKKRRSGKHPPSKVDERKKALLKTLYLS
- a CDS encoding histidinol-phosphatase, with product MKLLLDYHIHPGYSIDAEDYSILDYCQQAMKLGLREICFTPHLEVDPVRRRLDWFVRVNGKLHPMEDLGWLDHYFRDIEEARSQLHDRKLKIKAGLEVGYERGCEKTIEKILNNYPFDYVLGSIHCLEHQSISSWEESRIYFSSHTAEEACGEYFQVLKEAVESNLFDCIGHLDLYRRHGERLLGTTLGSAHKGMVEPILKEMARRNMGLEVNTSSLRRGLTEFHPSREILLQARECGVKIFTVGSDAHRLSELGAYTDQAVLMLEEMGFAVYTFTSRQPCPL
- a CDS encoding cysteine hydrolase family protein — its product is MSRNVLIVIDMLKDFIDADGALNCGEKGREIVPFVVEKVKEFMAQKEPVIFVMDAHDPEDPEFSRFPVHCVYGTPGAGLIDELASMVEEYPFAIKVPKTRYSGFFRTNLNKILEDLNPAVVHVVGVCTNICVLYTVEELRNRDYRTVVYTKGVASFDEEAHRWALKQMETVLGAEII
- a CDS encoding YbjQ family protein, whose product is MILTTTPNVEGKKILAYLGIVTGEAIMGANIVRDLFATITDIVGGRSGAYEAKLSQARQIALEEMATQARRLGANAVVGIDLDYEVIREGMLMVTASGTAVQVV
- the gap gene encoding type I glyceraldehyde-3-phosphate dehydrogenase; the protein is MAVRLGINGFGRIGRNVFRAALNHPELEVVAVNDLTDAGTLAHLLKYDSVHGICRGEVEAADDGFMVNGKKIKVLAEKDPGKLPWGELGVDIVVESTGRFTAREDAAKHLEGGAKKVLISAPAKNEDITIVMGVNEDKYDPVQHKVISCASCTTNCLAPVVKVLHKRFGIVRGLMTTVHSYTNDQQILDLPHKDLRRARAAALSIIPTTTGAAKAVALVLPELKGKLNGMAMRVPTPNVSVVDLVAELARPTSKEEINAVLKEAAQGELKGIMDYCEVPLVSRDFNGNPHSSIVDALSTMVIDGVLVKVVAWYDNEWGYSNRVVDTALYLSRQGL
- a CDS encoding methylenetetrahydrofolate reductase; amino-acid sequence: MKTESKLQKLLDSGHFAVTAEIGPPKHASAHGIRHHAHMLKDYVDATNITDCQTAIVRLSSIASAVHILDCGLEPIVQMTCRDRNRIAIQSDLLGAYSLGVRNLLCLSGDHQKFGNEPSAKNVYDIDSIQLIYLMRRMREEKLFFSGEPIKEHEPRFFIGAVANPFADPFEFRVARLEKKVEAGAEFIQTQCIFDMERFERFMEMVRERGIHERVHILAGVTPLKSWRAAKYLQTSVSGMIVPDDIVERLKKAEDPKREGIEICIEQIKHIRNIPGVHGVHIMAIAWEEVVPEIVERSGLFPRPKVE